A single genomic interval of Aegicerativicinus sediminis harbors:
- a CDS encoding YraN family protein — translation MANHNELGKKGEQMAVDFLIANGFQIIERNYRFDKAELDIIAKKGNTLAAVEVKTRSSKDFGNPQDFLKPKQIQRLVKAINEYVVENELNVEVRFDIIAISKDVHGFNIEHIPNAFYHF, via the coding sequence ATGGCCAATCATAACGAATTAGGGAAAAAGGGCGAACAGATGGCAGTGGACTTTCTAATTGCTAATGGATTTCAAATAATTGAACGTAATTATAGATTCGACAAAGCAGAGTTGGACATTATTGCAAAAAAGGGAAATACCTTGGCGGCAGTTGAAGTAAAAACGAGATCTTCAAAAGATTTTGGTAACCCACAAGATTTTTTGAAGCCTAAACAAATTCAAAGATTAGTAAAAGCAATTAATGAGTATGTTGTTGAAAATGAGCTTAATGTTGAGGTAAGATTTGATATAATTGCCATATCTAAAGACGTCCATGGTTTTAATATTGAACATATTCCTAATGCATTCTATCATTTTTAG